One Rhinoraja longicauda isolate Sanriku21f chromosome 19, sRhiLon1.1, whole genome shotgun sequence genomic window, tatttaagagggacttagttgtggcccttgtggctaaagggatcagggggtatggagagaaggcaggtacaggttactgagctggatgatcagccatgatcataatagaaacatagaaaataggtgcaggagtaggccattcggcccttcgagcctgcaccgccattcaatatgatcatggctgaccagcgagtataagcctagtctatccagtctttcttcatatgaatgtcctgccatcccagggatcaatctggtgaacctcctctgtactccctctaaggctagaatgtctttcctcagattaggagaccaaaactgtacacaatactccaggtgcggtctcaccaaggccctgtacaactgcagcagaacctccctgctcctatactcaaatcctcttgctatgaatgctaacataccattcgctttcttcactgcctgctgcacctgcaagcttgctttcaatgactggtgcaccatgacacccaggtcacgttgcatctccccttttcctaattggtcaccattcaggtaatactctgctttccttttcttgccgccaaagtggataacctcacatttatccacattatattgcatctgccatgcatttgcccactctcctaatctatccaagtcactctgcagcctcctagcatcctcatcgcagctaacactgccaccctgcttcgtgtcatccgcaaacttagagatattgcattcaattccctcgtccaaatcattaatatatattgtaaataactggggtcccagcactgagccttgcggtaccccactaatcactgcctgccattccgaaaaggacccgtttattcctactctgcttcctgtccgccaaccaattctctatccacctcaaaactgaacccccaataccgtgtgctttaagtttgtaccccaatctcctatgtgggaccttgtcgaaggccttctgaaagtccagatataacacatcgactggttctcccttatccactctactagttacatcctcgaaaaattctataagattcgtcaggcatgatttgcctttcataaatccaaagtagggttacattagctaccctccaatcctcaggaagtactccagaatctaaagagttttgaaaaattatcactaatgcatccactatttctgaggctacttcctgaagctctctgggatgcagcctatctggccctggggatttatcggcctttaatccatttaatttacctaacaccacttcccgactaacctggattaccctcagttcctccatctcgttagacccccggtcccctgctatttccggcagattgtttatgtcttccctagtgaagacagaaccaaagtagttgttcaattggtctgccatttccttgttcccaatgatcaattcacctgtttccgactgcaagggacctacatttgtcttaactagtctttttctcttcacatgtctataaaagcttttgcagtcagtttttatgttccctgccagttttctctcataatctagtctccctttcctaattaagccctttgtcgtcctctgctggactctgaatttctcccagtcctctggtatgatactttttctggctaatttatatgcttcatcttttgttttaatactatccttgatttcccttgttagccacggatgcactacctttcctggtttgttcttttgccaaactgggatgaacaattgttgtagttcatccatgcaatctttaaatgccttccattgcatgtccaccgtcaaccctttaagtataaattgccagtctatcttggacaattcacctctcataccctcaaagtcacctttctttaagttcagaacacttgtttctgaattgactttgtcactctctatcctaatgaagaactcaaccatattatggtcacttttgcccaaggggcctcgcacaacaagactgctaactaacccttcctcattactcaatacccagtctagaatggcctgctctctcgttggttcctcgacatgttggtttagaaaaccatctcgcaaacattccaagaaatcctcttcctcagcacccctgccaatctatatgtagattgaagtcacccattataactgctgcacctttagtgcacgcatttctaatttcctgtttgatgccatccccaacctcactactgctgttaggtggcctgcacacaactcccactagtgttttctgccccttagtgtttcgcagctctacccatatcgattccacatcatcCGAgctaatatccttcctttccactgctttaatctcctctctaaccagcaacgctaccccacctccttttcctttctgtctatcccgcctgaatatagtatatccctggatgttgagctcccagccttggtcaccctggagccatgtctccgtaatcccaactatatcataatcattaataattatctccacatttaattcatccaccttattacgaatgctccttgcattgagacacaaagccttcaggcttgtcttTACAACACTCTttccccttatacaattatgatgaaaagtggccctttttcatttttaccctggatttgtctgcctgccacttttacttttcaccttgctacctattgcttctaccctcattttacacccctctgtctctctgctcatgctcccatccccctgccacattagtttaaatcctccccgacagcactagcaaacactcccccaaggacattggttccattccagctcaggtgcagaccgtcctgtttgtactggtcccacctctcccagaactggttccaatgtcctagaaatttgaatccctcccccttgcaccatttttcaagccacgtattcatctgaaatatcctcctattcctactctgactagcacgtggcactggtagtaatccagagattattacctttgaggtcctactttttagtttatctcctagctccctaaattgcCCTCTGTGGACCTCATCctgttttttacctatatcgttggtgccaatgtgcaccacgacaactggctgttcaccctccccctccagaatgttctgcagccgctcagagatatccctgacccttgcaccagggaggcaacataccatcctggagtctcgtttgcagcCGCAGAAAcacttatctattccccttacaattgaatcccctattactatagcccttccactctttttcctcccctcctttgccacagagccacccacggtgccatgaacttggctgctgctgccttcccctggtgagccatctcccccaacattatccaaaatggcatatctgtttaggagggagatgaccgcaggggactcctgcaccacctgcctactgctacgctggctagtggccacctgttccctttctgtccgcttaacttttacctgcggtgtggtCAACTCACTGTAcctgctattcacgaccttctcagcatcgtggatgctccagtatgagtccaaccgcagctccaaccgttaaaagcggtctgccaggagctgcagctggacacacttcctgcacacgtagtcattagggacaccaacaatatccctgatctcccacatgttgcaggatgagcattccacggggccaaTCTCACCTGatatgtcttacccccaaattaaatcaaatccctcttaatcctttaaactgtacctttactaaaaagcactgaacccttaactcactgaaccctgaactcaatgaaccctgaactcactgaacccttaactcactgaacccttaactaaaagtacgaacaaaaagcagaaatacaaccccggggttacgcccaatctgctgcttcctctagtccgcttccaccaatcagcggcttcctccagaccacttcttttgaagtgtgtgggaacgtttttaagCCGCTCCAactgctcctgggcctctgtgaaaacaaagccccgcgctcggtttttaaacctactgccccgacgctgctccaaccgctcctgggcctctgaatgaatggcggtgcaggcttgaagggccaaatggcctactcctgcacctattttttatgtttctattacaaatacggccttaccagcgccttaaggagcctcaacattacatccctgtttttgtatacaagccctcttgaaataaatgctggcactgagtttgctttccttactattgATTCGACTTTCAGATTAACTTTTTAGGAATccaacaccagcactcccaagtccctttgcacctccgttttctggattctcaccccatctgGAAAATAACCTATGCTTTATTCCTACGCCAAAAATGCACAactccacactttgagatattgaggaaatattgatcttcacctttcatttcacaggaacagtcacacaaccttcagtctaagatcacatcccagtttgctgaactgcaccagattctcactgagaaagagcagcgtgtactggcagatatccaggaggaagagaagaagattctaaatgtaatggagaaaaatcttcaagaaattgaggagaatttaaattccattcaggaagaactctttaagttgcagcaacagatggatcaaaaggacagtgtggtgtttctgaaggtgaggggttacactacagtctggcgaagtgaaagtgcagtcataaaatggtgggtgacatttctgaaatgaatgctgtatttaccagtaattcagaactgggtaaatgtttcacgTGTTCCAAttgttgttgttcccaaactaattggcctcccacataatctatgggatctcaggactgcctggccagaatgtagagaggtgtttgtattctgtggagttcagaactacgacgggtgatcctaatctgatcccaagggccaagaatggacagagggcagtaaatctctgggactctccaacccagacactctgagaggtttaacctgttagacgtatttataccagaggaagatccatttttgaaaatttggggaactgaaatgaaagggaatgggacaaagcggaggagttcagtcctggggtagatcagccatgaccacattgtggggattaacactGAAATCTAGagcgtggcgcacacagcagattgatcatctacatctagttcccatcagcagtgggcggtcaccttgggggaatttgctccgtttgttttacccacctttgttcaccatagaattgcatcccattctacatcatagacaggccattcggcccatcctatccagtcaagatttcagctcctcccatctactcaccacacctggcaacaataccccgaattccaggaaTGCTCACGTGTTTATCCCGCTCACCCTTAAatttatctctgctgttggcttcagtccctccaatccaagtgaggtccatgttctcatgactgcattcctttcagtatttgttgaagaccatgttacatttcagctttgatttttgctctcccatcgattagagatattatttcatcctcgcccatttaaatccaccgataaacttaaatcctatctcatcattcctgacatcttctccagataaactcccacgacctgcccagtctttgcattgagttccatcctctcagttatagcatcattctcatgaacattccttgtgcttttccccatcgttctacgtCTCGACGGCAATAtccactttctatctgcatgacagcggcgataagagttgggaaatgggaattatcagagggttgtagaaatgtggagaaattcccactgtcgggatgaggacggtccatctcagtcaattgagatttgtgttttatttctttcaggaggaagctggtcgcaagcgaaggtaggacatgctcttgacggaaacattgtaaggtTTTGTTAAACAGTCCAATATATTTCTAACACTCAGTTTATAACCaactgttaaatatttgcagagttggtgatgaagccaaaccacagtCGGTGGTAGATGGTAACTTGCTGATTGAAAAGTTTGAAACGCCTTTTTTGTACAACACGGTATTGGCAGAAACATCTGATgccatcaagcaaggtaaagcttatacattttccattgttcttgtttctgacatctttaagtaatgtgcagatgcaagcattaatggtattttggactgaagggaaattgaagatttgatcttccaccaaacacagctgcagaaaagcatcacagagtcagagagctgtgtcacacagaaacaggccctttgactcgacatgaccatgccaaccaagttgcccaactgagcttgtcccacttgcctgaatcTGACACATATTCTTCCAAGTCTTTCTGATCCACGTATCCACCCAACTGTCTGTAAAACTTAATCATtgtacctccctccaccatttcctctgtcaGTTTTGTTCCGTACATACACAACGCATTGACTGAAAAAGCTGCTACCTTttactgtttccactctcaccttgaacTGATGCACTCTAGGTTTAGACTCTCCTTCCTTGGCTAaaatactgtggctattcacctcatcTGTGCACCTTATATAGATCTGATACACAACTCTTAAAGCACCCTGATGGGCTCCAAAGACAAATGTCCCTGCCTGTCCAACgtctcccttcagacctgatgaaattgTCGTAAatccttttgcaccctctccaatttacaaacaacctccgcctgaggccgagcggcctctcccctggtcccggggccgcgctgcccgagtctccccccgacccccggggactctctgattctctgcttctccccccagtctccatcaccctggatgtggaaacagcgggaccggagctcgaggtgtctgaggatcggaagagggtgaaatggaccgagacccggaggagtctccctgacaccgggaagaggtttacagacagtgaTTGTGTGCTGGGAtcagagggattcacatcggggagacattactgggaggtggaggtggcggggagtgaggcctggggtctgggagtcgccgcagagtctgtggagaggaagggatgtgtcacactgaccccggagactggagtctggagcatcagttgGTGTGATGACGAGTTTGTTGCAGATACcgaccctccatcccgtctccccgcccgtcccatccccgggagggtgggagtttatctcagttacgaatccgggacagtttcattttacgacgcggacaccaagtcccatctccacaccttcactgggaataaattcacggagaaaatgTATCCTTTCTTCGAGACTTATTGGGATGAAGACACCTGGCTGAGAATCTgatccggttccgctccgggtgtccgctccggcgtcaggagcggggctcaggggctgaggggcagaaacccggtggacaacaggtcggcgctgaacggctcccatttaatccccaaattcctcgtggtaaaaaccccagtgagcgcggaaataaatccagggggaatgtaaatgtgggaagagagaaataaacagcaagtggaatcagagctgtcgatccgttcatttcaacgcgttaaccgcgtcatctcttggtcccgccactagatggcagcaacgccacgctgtaactttgagaattcactttgacaattgcagaaacagcgggaatctgatttaataagtgacttttgtcacctgttaccacacctgcggccgaaaccacatgcatggcttaaaatgtggaataaaagcagaaattgcccaaaatactcagcaggtcaggcaaggtgaaacagactttACATTTCAGGTCTAATACCGACGACGAATGGTGTTTCCATTTGGATTTTCAGGATCTGTGTTTTTTTCAACTTTATCCAGTTGATTGGGTGATTGGAATGTGTGACTGAGCATAAACTgccaacaaaaaacagaaaacattgtcGGCATTCAGCAGGTTGGGTAGTATACTATGGGCACAGCGCTGTGGAGTTTAAATATAGCACtatggccacagcgctatgggtcacagactgttcacGAAAATTCACGTTTACCAAGGGTGACCATccctgtggggtgctgggggaatTAGATGCTGACGTTCAGATGAATTGTTAAACTCCAGTGACATCCGCACCATTGGATTAACTTAGTTTCgtatagtttagttcatttcagaggtgcagctcggaaacaggcccttcagcccacctagtccatggcaaaccatcaacactatgaccattaccatcaacactatcatacacactcagGGGACGTTTTAGAATTCGTAacggaaccaattaacctaccaatctgcacgtctttgaaatgtggatggaaaccagatcacctggaggaaacccatgtggtcacacggagaacgtacaaactctgtgcagacagcacccgtagtcaggattgaaccctgacgctgtatatctaaaatttaaaagacacttggacaggaacatggataggaaaggtttagagggtcgtgggccaaatgtggggcaggtaggactagtatagacggggcatgttggttgagatGGGCTgttgggactgtttccacactgtatgacttaattggtgcatcaggcttgacttggtgtaaggaatatttgaataattgattaggcagcatcaccggagaacctcaataggtgacatttcagattgagtctgaaacatcgcctatccgtgttctccagagatgctgcctgatgagcgcttgactgcactgggcctgtgctcgctggagtttagaagaatgcggggggacctcatcaAAACATTCtatataatgaaagg contains:
- the LOC144603089 gene encoding zinc-binding protein A33-like isoform X2; protein product: MRFEPGRGGVKMASKDQVESWTEEAVCPICLDFFTDPVSLECGHNFCRSCITQSWDREGRNSCPECREVFTDRTLRVSRALARLAEKARTLSLNRTEKESKLHCEEHQEELKLFCETDKKLICLVCAAGREHREHRFMLVDEAAENYKGQVKSSIQSLAKDKSGIQQMEQQQKEKIAGVLEQSHNLQSKITSQFAELHQILTEKEQRVLADIQEEEKKILNVMEKNLQEIEENLNSIQEELFKLQQQMDQKDSVVFLKEEAGRKRRVGDEAKPQSVVDGNLLIEKFETPFLYNTVLAETSDAIKQVSITLDVETAGPELEVSEDRKRVKWTETRRSLPDTGKRFTDSDCVLGSEGFTSGRHYWEVEVAGSEAWGLGVAAESVERKGCVTLTPETGVWSISWCDDEFVADTDPPSRLPARPIPGRVGVYLSYESGTVSFYDADTKSHLHTFTGNKFTEKMYPFFETYWDEDTWLRI